Proteins from a single region of Hordeum vulgare subsp. vulgare chromosome 6H, MorexV3_pseudomolecules_assembly, whole genome shotgun sequence:
- the LOC123401640 gene encoding probable enoyl-CoA hydratase 2, mitochondrial, which produces MRSSWGILAAVSGHVAGRQASAAPCHHSLPARTLQTLAQREPVRLKKLPAPDTGILELTLERPEVKNAISWELMTRLRGAIHKIEADSTAKVVLVASSVPGVFCAGADLKERRHTSSSQVKEYANSLRSTFSYFEALSIPTIAVIEGAALGGGLEFALSCDLRICGENATLGLPETSLAIIPGAGGTQRLPRIIGRSRAKELIFTGRRCNATDAVLMGLANYCVPAGEAYGKALELAREITKKGPLGVRMAKKAVDRGMEVADMRSALAVEGECYEQLLRTQDRLEGLAAFADKSEPVYTGE; this is translated from the exons ATGCGCAGCTCGTGGGGCATCCTCGCCGCCGTCTCCGGACACGTCGCCGGCCGCCAAGCTTCAGCGGCTCCTTGTCACCACTCTCTCCCCGCGCGCACGCTCCAAACCCTAGCCCAGAGGGAGCCTGTGCGCCTCAAGAAGCTCCCAGCACCCGACACCG GGATCCTGGAGCTGACGCTGGAGCGGCCAGAGGTGAAGAACGCCATCAGTTGGGAGTTGATGACAAGGCTGCGGGGCGCGATCCACAAGATTGAGGCCGACTCGACGGCCAAGGTCGTCCTTGTTGCGAGCTCCGTACCGGGAGTCTTCTGCGCGGGCGCCGATCTCAAG GAAAGGAGGCACACGAGCTCTTCACAGGTCAAAGAATATGCTAATTCCTTAAGGTCTACATTCTCGTACTTTGAG GCACTCTCCATTCCAACAATTGCTGTCATTGAAGGAGCTGCTTTGGGTGGTGGGCTCGAATTTGCTCTTTCATGTGATCTGCGTATATGTG GAGAAAATGCAACCCTCGGACTACCAGAGACAAGCCTTGCTATAATTCCTGG GGCCGGGGGCACACAGCGTCTTCCAAGGATCATCGGAAGGTCAAGAGCGAAGGAACTGATATTCACAGGCCGCAGATGCAACGCAACTGACGCTGTCTTGATGG GACTAGCGAACTACTGCGTTCCAGCAGGGGAGGCCTACGGCAAGGCTCTTGAACTCGCCCGCGAGATAACGAAGAAA GGCCCTCTGGGGGTAAGGATGGCCAAGAAGGCCGTCGACCGAGGAATGGAGGTAGCAGACATGCGCTCCGCGTTGGCTGTCGAAGGGGAATGTTACGAGCAGCTGCTGCGCACGCAGGATCGCCTCGAGGGCCTGGCTGCATTCGCTGACAAGAGCGAGCCTGTGTACACTGGAGAGTAG